Below is a genomic region from Oenanthe melanoleuca isolate GR-GAL-2019-014 chromosome 18, OMel1.0, whole genome shotgun sequence.
ccctctctccttcccGGATGGAGAGGGTTGGCatgccctgccagctcctgtgctggcGGGGCATTGTGCCTGTCCCCCGTTCTTGTGCTTGTAGCATGTGACCCTGCTCCGCTGGCCCCTTAGAGAGGGGCATCGTACTGGTCCAGGAACTCCTTGATAGGGGCCGGCAGCTGAGTCATCTTCTCGTAGGAGTCCAGGTGCCCGTTGACAGTCTTGcggcagaggtgctgcagggtgGAGACGCTGGAGGAGAGTGGGCGGCTCAGCACCAGGGGGATCTTCTCACCACCTGAGTAGATGTAGTAGGTGCGCTTGGGGTGCAGGGCCCCCCCAGGCTGCTCGGGGACGGCGCAGGGTGTGGGGGGCATGTAGTGATGGACCAGCTTGAGCACGCAGTCAAAGCGGGGCAcgggctggctgctgtggggatcGCTCTGCAGGGAGAAGCTGCCGCCCTCGCACTGGATGCGCAGGTTCTTGGTGCCCGACTCCGTCTTGACGCTGAGGGTGAAGAAGTGCCTCTGGTCCGAGCTGTCCCTGATGAGGAAGGTGCCAGCCGGCTCGGTGCTCAGCAGCAGGTTGGCCTCGCCACCTGTCACCGTGCTCCAGTAGAAGCCGCTCTCCTGCAGCTTTCGCACGGTGTTCACCACCAGCTGGTACTCGCTCTTGGAGCTGAACGTCTTGAGGCGCAGGCTGGTGTCGAGGGGGTGGCTCATCCCGGCGGCGGGGAACTTGCTGTGGGTGACCATGGCGCAGGGAGCCAGCTTCGTGTGCTcgggatgctgctgccagcagcagccgcTGCTACACCATCACCTGCGGCAGAGAGCGCGGTGAGCCCCGGCACTCCGCTCCCCGACTCTCCCTTCCCGGGAACCCCCGGTCCCCGGCTGCCATCCTCCCGCAGCAACAGCGCTCCCGGTGCCCGGCaatccccttccccagctctcatTTCCCAGAAAAACCAGCAGTCCCCCCGCCCAGCTCTCTCTTCCCGTGAACCGGCAGCACCCGTCCTCGGCTCTCCCTTCCCGGGGGAACCGGCAGCCCCCGTTCCCGGCTGCCGTCCTCCCGCGGCAGCGGCACCCCCGTGCCCCGCTCTCCCTCCCGGGAGCACCGGCACACCTGCTCCCCCCGCTCTCGCCCCTCTCCAGGAGCGCCGCTTCTGAAGCTCTCCTGTTCTCCCACTGCCGGGGGCACACCGTTACCCCGGGCCACCGCTGAGGCACCAACATCCCCGCGatccccttccctgggcagcaccgGCACCCCCGGTGCCCGGCGATCGCCCCCCCGAAGGTCCCGGCTGTCCCCCCGGTATCCCCCCGTCCTCTCGGGACCCGGTCCCGCTGCCGTACCTGGGGCGCGGGAGCCGGTGCtggcggcggagcggggccggtgCGCGGCGGCGGAGCTGCCGAGGCGGCCCGGGGCGGTCTCTTATAGCAGGCGCAACGCCCGCCCTCGGGTTCCTGGAACTGCGCGGCTTCTTGTAACGCGGCGGCaccgcccgcgccccgcccggcccggcccggcccggcccggcccccggcgCCCCGCCAGCCCCGGGCCCCCGGCCTGGCCCCGCCGGCCCTTCCCGCTCCGGGCAGGGCTGCCCCCGCCCCTCGGCCTGCGGAGAAACCGAGAGCCCGGTCCGGCCCCCCGGGGGCTCCGCCGTCCCCCGCTTGTGCCGggcagccgggccggggccgccctGACGGGGAGATTGGGGCTCGGTGATTGGGGTACACCGGAGCGCTACACCGGAGCGGGGGCTGCCGGCCCCGCGTTCCCAGCCCTGATGTCCGGCCCAACCGGCACGGCTCCAGCCTCGGGCTCTGGAGACGGGGGAATGCgcccccggggctgtgctggggctcccGGCTCCGGTTCCACTCCCGAGCCCCGctccgggcggcggcggctccgggagcCCCGGGGCGCTCCGTGCGCTGGGCGTGTGGCCGGTGTGCGGGGCCGTGGCCGCTCGCCCGGGGCTCTGTCCGAGGTGGTTCCTCGCCCTCCGCCCCGGTGGGGACGGTGCCCAGCGGGAGGAGCAGCGCCGGAGCTCCCCTCCCCATCCGTTTAATTGTTGGTTCCCAGCTCGCACACAGTCCGAGCTCTGTCCCTGGgtttattttaaacagtttaaTTTGCCCCGGAGGAGCGGCCGCTGCCCGGCAGAGACCAACCCAGCGCGGCAGTTCTGGGAATCGGCGCCGGCGAACCGGCTGCTCTGAAATGGAAACGAGCCCCGAAGCGctgccggggcggggcggggccgggacggGCACCACGCGGCTCCGGGCTCCCCGGCGGGACCGGCTCCCGCCCCGGGACCTGCCGGGGGACCCGCGGTGCCCGGGCTCCTCCTCGCCCTGCGGGGCGGCGAGCGCCGGTTCCGCCGCGGGCAAGTGCCGTATATGGCCCTTTGGAGCCGTTCGGCCTCCGGGGGAACAAGAGACACGGGGAGTGACATTTCTGGGCAGGCGATTCAGTTCCGAGTGAGCCCGTCCCACGGTGCGGGACCGGCGGagtcccggcccggccccgccggaCAGCGAGCCCTTCCCGAGCCCCTCCCGGACCCGCGCTGCGGGACGGCGGGGATCGGCGGGTATCGGCGGGGATCGGGAGGATCGGCGGGGACCGGCGGAGATCCGGGGGATCGGCGGGGATCGGGGGGACGGGCTGGGATCGGGGGACCGGCGGCCACGCCGCGCGCTCgggcccgggcggggcgggcgccgCGGAAGCGGAAGCGGAAGGCGGGGTCGCCATGGCAGCGCGGAAGCGGAAGTCGCGGGCGatggcggcgggcggcgcggcgctgTGGCGGCGGCTCTCGGCCTGGCTGCCGCGGGGCCGCCTCGGCCTGGCCGCGCTGCTCGGCCGCCTCTCCGACCGCCTCTCCCGCGGCCGCGACCGCCGCGCCCGCAGGTAAGGACCGGCCGGGGCCCCGCCGGCTCTCCCGGGGCTGCGAGCAGCGGGAGCCCTCGGCCGCCCCCGCAGTCGGTGTCGCGTTACCGGGGCTTCCCCCGCTCGCCACTTCCCCTttccggcccggcccggccccttGGAAGAGCTGCGTAGGGGTGAAGGGGCGGCGCGGTACCCGCAGGCCGGGGTCGGCTCTGCTCTCGCAGACCCCTTGAGCTCGCCCCGCTGTCCCGTGGCCCTCAGGACAGCAGCCGAGCGTTATTTCCCCTCCACTTCCCGTTTCCCTGCCTCGCACTGTCACCAGCCGCTGCCGACATCTCTTTTCCCTCGGCCGCCGCAGGTGCAGCTCCGCTCGGGCCGGCTCTGGGCGTTCGGCACGGCCCAGCCGGGCCGGGTGCCCGCGGGTGCGGCTGGAGCCGGGCCAGTCCCTCTTGCCCGCGGCTCTCACTGCGCTCCTGCAGCATCGTCAGCCTGCCCCGTGCTCTTGTGCACAACAAGGAAATCCTTTCCACGCTTCTCTTTTGGTCTCAGCAGTTTTTGAGGGGCAGATAAATTAGGCTGAGCCCTGGAAGGCAGTGACTGAGTTCAGAGAGCAGCCCGTAGATCCCCCCGTGGTGGTGTGTGTGCGAGTGAAAGGACAGCACTGTGCTCGCAGTTTCACTTCACCTCTGCTGTCAAGATGAGGTTTTACAGCGAATGAGAGTTTCAGCTCCATTGTGAGTTTCTGTACCAAacctacatttttaaaaatagagcaCACCCCAAAAACTCCGTTGTTTCTATTTAGGGTCAGCTTTTTATTCAGAAAGGGTCTGAGGTGGTTCCTTTTGATTCCGTTTTCTCTTTCTGGTTAACTCAGTGATGTGGAGTACATGGAAAGGGCTCCCCCCTAGTtcattttctgttcctctgaAACCTGGTTTGTCATAGTGTGGAATTTTGATGATTTCTTCATAATGTTACATGGTTTCTGGTAGTTGTGTCTGCGTGGTTGCAGGGATTGGTTGTACTTGGATAATCACTGAGCTGATGTCAGTCACTGGtgggcagaagctgctgctctgggaggcagtggctgtgccagtGGCTCTGTGGCTGGAGCAAAATACAGGTTTATTTGATAATTCTAAAAGCCATAGGTTCTCAACACTGAATAAGCTGTAAATTTCAGTACTGGGTTGAAAGATCAAACCATGTGGACACAAGGTAAATTACTTAGGGAGTGAAAAATCTGGAGGATGCAATTAGTGGGGATAAATTGACCTATACAGAATTAATCTGAATCAAGCCAAAtagtgctggtgctgcaggttgATGTTCCTCCAAATGTTCCAGTCAGAGCCTGGATGCTCCAAGCTCAACCTGTCACTGCCTGTGACCTTCAGAgctgcccttggagctgccctggctccacCAGGCAAGTGCAGTGGGACTCACAATTCCAACAGTCCTTGCTAGAAAATGGCTTTCTGGGAATCGTGTTTCTGGAAAGTGTCTGCTTGGCTTCTGGAAGTGTAATTGGGCTGGCCAATGAGATAATGAGGATAGTATTCATCTCTGCTGATTGTTATtgtaaaatacataaaatttgCCACTGCTTCCTCCCTGGGAATAATTCCAGAGGATGTTGTTTGtgacctgcagggctgggttaGAGCCCAACTGTGCCACTGCTCTGTGGGCTGAGATTTGGTGGGTTTAAGAGCCCCGTGTTTTTGGATCCAGTGTGAATTCCTGTAGCTCTGTGTGCCATGCTCCCTTGCAGAGATGGAACAGTGGGAatctgctctctgtgtgtgGCCTGTGAGGCTTGACCTGAGCAAAGGTGTATGAAGGTTATGCTCAGGTTCTGTAGAGACTTATGAGGATGTGCCTGAAAAGTGGCATTTCTCttgtttctgttctgctttaattttttctgcacCTTTTAGGGgatatttacattatttttaacagcCCGTGCTGGTGATCTGAGCCCAGTCCACATAATCTCTTAAAACTCCccatcccaggaattcctgcactGACTGACTCAGATTTTGGTGTTCGTGAATAGTCAGTGACAAACTCCTGGATTTTCCAGGAAACACCACTATGGACTGGTTTCCTTGTAAGGATATTTGGAAACCTTGTGAAGATCCAGGGTTGTATCATGAACCAGATGAGTGAAATCATCTTCCTGGAATCTCTGTTCATTTGGGCTCTGGATTGTGGTAAAAGCCCGAAGTTCCTCGTAACAAATTCGGGTAAAGGTTGTGATCAAGTTTCCTCTTGGTGTGTGGTGATGGTGGAATCATCAGGATGGGCCCCAGGACAGTGGCTGCCTGGTGGTCCTCAGGGTAGGACCAGCCCCCCCGGTTCCATCCCTGGCTCCCATGAGTGGGGTTTGCAGGCTGGGACGGTTCCTGTCATGTTCAGGGATGCAGTTCAGTCCCTTGCTCGTGGATTCCTGGATCtcatgggagctgctgctgctaattGTGTTGAAATGTGGTTTTGTCATGAGAACAGCCTCCTGCGGGGGTAATTCTATGACTGGATGAATTTGCATGTGTGAAACCTCTGAGAGGAGAAGTTGCTGCTTGCTTCCTGTCACCCGCTGCGTGATGCTGGCAGTAAGCTGCTTTCTTCCCAAAGTgacttcaaagaaataaaattcgttctgaaatttctttttgaagaatGAGTTTCCTGACGTTTCCCTCACAGCTTTTGTGAGATTTGCTGGGGAAGTTGTGACCCTCTCTCATACTTCTGTGGAATGCCAGTGGCATTGCTGGAGAGGGATGGATCCCCATTGCGGCTCTTGGCTCATTCCTGCTGGGACATACTCGCCCCTTTTGTGGGTTATTCTTGGGGTGTGactgctctgcctttgctgggCTTGCACTTGGCCACCTTGTGTGCTGTACATCTGTTTTTGGGTAAGATTGAGGggaagcatttttctctttaaagcaCTGTGATCTTTAAACCTGAAACGTGAACAACTTCATCCCAGCTGAGAGCAAAGCTTGACATGAATGGAGTGTTGGCCGTGGCCAAGCTTATTTGTGTGAGATGGAGGTAATTCAGAAGTGGCTGGTTACAGGTACAGGTGGTACCATCACAACACTGCCAGACACCTGAGTGTCCACACTCTCATCTTTGGCAGCTCCCGgcctccttcccctcccatAGTGTCCTGATGGAAGAATTATTTCCCCTCATCTTTGTGCCAgctcagggaaggagctggTGATGTTCAGATCTGTTCTCCCACATTTTGCCTGTGTTTCTCTGTTTCTACATTTGGTTTTGGTGATGCAGATCAGATTATGGAAAGGGAAAGGCACTCTTGCCATTGTGGAGGCTTTCTGGGAAGCAAAGGTTTCACTACAAAGaatttctccatctttctttgCACAGATCATCATGGCTCCTTCTAGCCCCACTGCTCACCCCTCCTGTCCCAGTGATCACAACCCCACCATGTTCCCTCTGTCCAGAAGGAGCACACAGGTTCCAGTGGATCAGGAACCTGGTCCCAGAGTTTGGGATCTCCAGCTCGCACGTCAAGGTGCTTTCGTCCCCGGCGGAATTCTATGAACTCCTGAAGGTAAGGTGTGGGCTCCAAGTTGTGGGAATGGTTTTGATACAGTCCCAgttttgcagctgctgcctggtaACTGCTCTCATATGGAATAGTTTAGCTGCAGGGAGTGTTCTGCAGTTTCCCAGAAAGCACTGGTTTCTTCCTTGAGTTTTAGAtgcagtgatgctgctgctgtgactctgcagagctctgtatGTTTTGTGTAGCCACTCTCCATGtattcccctttcctgccccaaGGCAGGGagccagtgcagagctgtggctgaagGCATCCTCCCAAGGGAAGGGGGCTGATGGCTCCTCAGGACTGGACACCCTTGTGAAACTGAACTTGTGTTTTGTGCTCCCAGGTGCAGATAAGAGCAGCCAAGCAGCGGGTGGTGATGGCCTCACTGTACCTGGGAACAGGACTCcttgagcaggagctggtgagTGTGGAAGGGTTTGGAAAGGTCaggaagggaaggcaggggaGGGGTGTGAAGGGAGGCACGTGGCACTTCTGGTTTAGGTCTGGTACAGAGCCAGGGAACTGCTGCACTTCTTCAGGGATTGTTAGCCTGGGCTTGTCAGAAGGGACTGGCCTGCTGTTCAGAGTGCTCAGGGGGCTTTGCAAAACTCATTTAGTGGGAATCTATTTTTCCTTGGCATTTTTCTTGAATGGGATTCGAGCTGTAGGTGTGTAGTGCTGTGTTTGTGTCCAGGTGCAGGACACAGACGAAGGGTTGGTTTTCTGCATTTGAGACTGAAGTCACCTTTGCTTCATggtatttgccttttttttgttctttcctctggaaacaaaagcatttcttcCCCAAGGGCTTTAGGAAGAAGCCTGGCCTTTGCCAGGTTCTGATGTTAGGAAGCAAATGCCCTGGCAGGGTAGAGGTGGATGGAGCCTGCATAGGATTTGTGCCCAGCTTTGTCTGGGCTTGCACATAGGATTTGAATTTACATGGGACAAACACTTTGTTGCTAAAGAATAGAACTGCAGTGAATTCCTACCAACATTTGTCTTTGGCAATGCAAGTTTGCGATTTGGGAATGATATTTTTCTGCTAATGTTAGTTGCTCTTGTGAGACCTGAAGAATGTGGACATGTAAAACTGAGGCTCTTTGATCTGTGGCTTTAGGCTGGTGGAGGCTGCCAGGGTGGCAGTGCaaaggctgagctggctgtgcttGGCACAAGGAGCAAGGACTCACACCAGGGTGTGGGAGCTGTCTTGGCCACagtctcctgctgctgagcacttCCCTTGGAAAGTGTATTTGCTTTTGTAATGAGGAGAGAACTCTCTCTGCAGGTGTATTGCTTAGAAGAAACACTGGAGAAATCACTGCAAGCAAAAGACTCACCCAACCTCAGAGTTTCCATTCTGCTCGACTACACCAGGGGCTCCCGGGGTAGGAATTGCTTCATTGCTTTTGTCAGAGCCTGATTTTACTGTTAGGCTGGAGGGACAGTTCTTTTCAGGGTGGGTATCTTGGCCAACTGGACCTACTCGCTTAAAGCATGCACCTTACAGGACTGGCCTTTTGTATTCCAGAACTGCATGTTCCCAGAAAATCTTGAAGCTGAGcagcttttcttccaaaaatagGTGGTAGGAGCAAGAAGGGCCAAACTACCCTGTGCAACTTGTGAAGTCTTGCATGGTTCATTTTTGCCCTTAACCATCATgctcacattttcattttgaaaggaGAATGGGAATTgttggaagcagcagcacactgaATCAAGAACCTGTGGTCATCTGCAGTGACTCCTGTAGATATGTTTTCAGTGCTGATGAGGCATAAGAAACTTTAAAAGTGTCAGACTTGCCCTGTGACTGATTCTGGACGTCAGTTTCAATATTGACATAGtgcaaatgaaaatgtttaaaaaaaaaacaaagaaaaaagaaaaacctgtgaAGTGCCAGTGGATGGGAGGGGTGCTGACCCTGTGACCAGCTGAAGAGCTGTGTCATGGTGTGTCCTGTCTGCCTGATGTCTGTGTGAAGCTCCCTTTCTCTCCCAGGCAGGAAGAACTCTCGAACAATGCTGATCCCGTTGCTGCAGCGATTTCCTGGGCAAGTCCGCGTGTCCCTGTTCCACACCCCGAACCTGCGGGGGCTGCTCCGGCTGCTGATCCCTGAGCGCTTCAACGAGACCATTGGGCTGCAGCACATCAAGGTCTATCTCTTTGATGACAATGTGATCCTGAGCGGGTGAgtctgctgtgcctgcccttgCTGTGCATCGTTTCACTGGGCTCTGGGcgggctggctgtgctgccagagtTGTCTGAACATCTGGACTCCATCCTGATCCTATCAATGCTCTTCTGAGGTGGGAGAGcaaccacagctcctgcacatGAGATTCTCAGATGAAAATGAATCTttcttaaagggaaaaatattttgagattcTGAATGAAATGTCCTATTTGTGCTTTAGTGCAGCTATCCCAGAGTGAGGCCTGCACCCTGGGTTGGGAGGTTGAGAATCTTGTGCCCACGCTCTGAACCcatctcttccctttcccttcagTGCAAACCTGAGTGATCTGTACTTCACCAATCGTCAGGACCGCTACGTCCTGCTGCAGGACTCTCCCGAGATTGCAGACTTCTTCACAGAGCTCGTGGATGCCATTGGAGacgtgtccctgcagctgcagcaggatgaCACAGTCCAGATGATGGAGGGAATGGTACACCCATACCAGGGTAGGAGGGAGCTGTCTCACCTGGCTGGGTGATGGGATGCAGAGGAGAAGACTGACAGCCAGGGTTTAAGGATGACTTAGGCTCCATCCATGTGGGAGTTGCTGGGTGTCTGACCATTGTTCAGACTGTGGGGTCTCCTGTTTTGTGCCATCCAGTATTAAAATCAAGATTGCTTGAGTTTCAGGACTGGGTCTGTTGGAGTTTTCCCAGCACAGTGGCTATCACAGGCTAATTTGGCAGGGCATGCAGAGGCTGGAAGTAAGTCTGCAAC
It encodes:
- the PGS1 gene encoding CDP-diacylglycerol--glycerol-3-phosphate 3-phosphatidyltransferase, mitochondrial, whose protein sequence is MAARKRKSRAMAAGGAALWRRLSAWLPRGRLGLAALLGRLSDRLSRGRDRRARRSSWLLLAPLLTPPVPVITTPPCSLCPEGAHRFQWIRNLVPEFGISSSHVKVLSSPAEFYELLKVQIRAAKQRVVMASLYLGTGLLEQELVYCLEETLEKSLQAKDSPNLRVSILLDYTRGSRGRKNSRTMLIPLLQRFPGQVRVSLFHTPNLRGLLRLLIPERFNETIGLQHIKVYLFDDNVILSGANLSDLYFTNRQDRYVLLQDSPEIADFFTELVDAIGDVSLQLQQDDTVQMMEGMVHPYQGDKVAYCEIANRRVMEVINSARTRQELLHAKTFHSSQPGSSLLSQQGSPAPESLKPEPDTWIYPLIQMKPFGIQIDEMVTETLLTEAERDARIYLTTGYFNLTQAYMDLILGTRAEYRILLASPEVNGFFGAKGVAGAIPAAYVYIEQQFYSEVCDLQQQQRVQLQEYSRAGWTFHAKGLWLYLAGSNLPCLTLIGSPNFGYRSVHRDLEAQVAIVTESRALQQQLHQEQEQLYLCSGVVSTSTFEQPNRYVKLWVKLVTPLIKNFF
- the SOCS3 gene encoding suppressor of cytokine signaling 3, producing MVTHSKFPAAGMSHPLDTSLRLKTFSSKSEYQLVVNTVRKLQESGFYWSTVTGGEANLLLSTEPAGTFLIRDSSDQRHFFTLSVKTESGTKNLRIQCEGGSFSLQSDPHSSQPVPRFDCVLKLVHHYMPPTPCAVPEQPGGALHPKRTYYIYSGGEKIPLVLSRPLSSSVSTLQHLCRKTVNGHLDSYEKMTQLPAPIKEFLDQYDAPL